One Mycolicibacterium doricum genomic window, ACGGCGTCGTCGTCACCCCCGACCATGAATGCCAAGGTCCCAGCGGTGGCGCCCTTGACCCCGCCGGAAACCGGCGCGTCGATCTGGGCGCACCCCTGCTCGACGGCGGCCGCGTTGATGTGGCGTGCGTCGTCCACCGAGATGGTGGAGGTGTCGATGAACAGCGTGCCGGCTCCCGCGGCGGGGAGCACCTCGTCGTAGAGGCTCTTCACGATCGCGCCGTTGGGGAGCGAGGTGATCACCACCTCGGCGCCGGACACCGCTTCGGCGCCGCTGTCGAACGTGGCGATGCCGTGGTCCTCCGCGGCGGCGCGCATCGCGGCCACCGGATCGAAACCCCGCACGGTGTGACCCGCCTTGGCCAGGTTGGCCGCCATCGGCCCGCCCATGTTGCCCAGCCCGAAGAACGCAATCGTGCTCACTGTTGACTTCTCCCGTCGCCGCTCATGCCGACGTGCGTGCCGTGGCCGCCTCTGTTTGATTGCGGGCTCGGCCCGCGACAGCCCGTCCGATGACCACGCGCATGATCTCGTTGCTGCCCTCGAGGATCCGATGCACCCGCAGATCGCGGACGATCTTCTCCACCCCGTACTCGCGTAGATATCCGTAGCCGCCGTGCAATTGCAGCGCCTGATCGGCTACGTCGAAGCAGGCGTCGGTGACGTAACGCTTCGCCATCGCACACAACTCCACCTTGTCGGGATGGTTGTCGTCGAGTGCGCTCGCCGCCCGCCACAACAACGTACGGGACGTCTGCAGTGCGGTCGCCATATCGGCCAGGGCGAACCGGACGGTCGGCTCGTCGAGCAGGGCGGCGCCGAAGGCCTGCCGGTCGGCCAGATAGGCCGCCGCCTTCTCGTAGGCCGTCTGCGCGCCACCCAGCGAGCAGGCGGCGATGTTGAGACGCCCGCCGTTGAGTCCGTTCATCGCGATACCGAAACCACTGCCCTCCGCGCCGGTGCCACCGAGCATGTTCTCGGCCGGGACACGCGCACCGTCGAACACCACCTGCGCCGTGGGCTGGGCGTTCCAGCCCATCTTCTGTTCCTGGGCACCGAAACTGACGCCGGGCGTGTCCTTTTCGACCACGAACGCGGAGATGCCGCGCGGCCCCTCACTGCCGGTGCGGGCCATCACCACATACACGTCGGAAGTGCCCGCGCCGGAGATGAACTGCTTCACCCCGTCGAGAACGAAGTGGCCGCCCTCCCGAACGGCCCTGGTGCGCAACGCACTGGCGTCCGACCCCGCACCCGGCTCGGTGAGGCAGTAGCTGGCGATGCTGGCCATCGACGCCAGCCGCGGCACCCACGTCTTGCGCTGCTCTCCGGAGCCATAGGTGTCCACCATCCAGGCACACATGTTGTGGATCGACAGGAACGCCGCGACGGCCGGGTCGGCGGCGGACAGCTGCTCGAAGATGCGCACCGCATCGATGCGCCGCAACCCGCTGCCGCCGACGTCCTCGCGGCAGTAGATCGCCGCCATGCCCAGTTCGGCGGCCTCCCGCAGCACGTCGGTCGGGAAGTGGTGGGACTCGTCCCATTCCGCCGCGTACGGGGCCAGGCGTTTCTCGGCGAACGCGGCCGCCGTCTCGGCGATCACGCGCTCCTCGTCGTCGAGGCCAAAGTAGTCCATCAGCTTGAGTAGTCCATCAGCTCTATTTCATGGTGGGGATGACGAACTCGGCGCCATCCTTGATGCCCGACGGCCAGCGCTGCGTGACGGTCTTGGTCTTGGTGTAGAACAGGACCGAGTGCGGCCCGTGCTGGTTGAGGTCGCCGAAGCCGGAACGCTTCCACCCGCCGAAGGTGTGGTAGGACACCGGGACCGGGATCGGGACGTTGACCCCGACCATGCCGACCTGGACCTTGGCGACGAAGTCACGTGCGGTGTCGCCGTCGCGGGTGAAGATCGCCACGCCGTTGCCGTACTCGTGCTCGGTGGGCAGGCGCAGCGCCTCCTCGTAGTTGTCGGCGCGCACGATGCACAGCACCGGGCCGAAGATCTCGTCGGTGTAGATCGACATGTCCGGGGTGACGTGGTCGAACAGCGTCGGGCCGATGAAGTAGCCGCCCTCGAGGCTGTCGTCCCCGAACTGCATTTCGTCGCTGGAACGTTCGCGCCCGTCGACGACGGCCTCGGCGCCCGCCTCGACACCCTGGGTGATGTAGTCGCGGACCCGGTTGAGCGCGGCCTCGGTGACCAGCGGGCCGTAGTCGGCCTTCGGGTCGAGGCTGTGGCCGACGCGCAGGTTGTTCACCCGCTCGATCAGCCGGTTACGCAGCCGGTCGGCGGTCTCCTTGCCGACGGGCACCGCGACGCTGATGGCCATGCAGCGCTCACCCGCGCTGCCGTAGCCGGCGCCGATCAGCGCGTCGACGGCCTGGTCGAGGTCGGCGTCGGGCATCACGATCATGTGGTTCTTGGCGCCGCCGAAGCACTGGGCGCGCTTACCGTTGGCGGCCGCGCCCGCGTAGATGTACTGGGCGATGTCGGAGCTGCCGACGAAGCCGACGGCCTGGATGACCGGATGCTCGAGGATCGCGTCGACGGCTTCCTTGTCGCCGTGGACGACCTGGAACACGCCCGCGGGCAGCCCGGCCTCGATGAACAACTCCGCGAGCCGCACGGGCACCGACGGGTCGCGCTCGGAGGGCTTGAGGATGAAGGCGTTACCGCAGGCCAGCGCAGGACCGGCTTTCCACAGCGGGATCATCGCGGGGAAGTTGAACGGCGTGATGCCGGCGACGACGCCGAGCGGCTGGCGCATGGAGTACACGTCGATGCCGGTGCCCGCGCCCTCGGTGTACTCACCCTTGAGCAGGTGCGGGATGCCGATCGCGAACTCGATGACCTCGATGCCGCGCTGGATGTCGCCCTTGGAGTCGGCGACGGTCTTGCCGTGTTCCAGGCTGAGCAGCTCTGCCAACTCGTCCACGTGCTGATTGACCAGCTCGACGAAGCGCATCATGACGCGGGCGCGGCGCTGCGGGTTCCACGCCGCCCATTCCCTTTGGGCCTCCGCGGCGCCGGCCACCGCGGCGTCCACATCGGCGCGCGAACCGAGTAGGACCTGGGCCTGCACCGCTCCGGTGCTCGGGTTCATCACGTCCGCGGTTCGGCTGGACTCACCCGCGGTGCGCTTGCCGTCGATGAAGTGCTGGATCTGATTGGTCATGAAATGCCCCTCGTTCGAGATACTAGGACATCCTAGTAAGTGGTCGGGGTGATTGACAAGAGGCCGGCGGTCATCGGCGGCGCAGGCCCTCGACGTAGGCCTGACACGCGTCCCACGTCGGCAGCAGCCCCGCCTGGCGCGCCTGGTCCAGCGTGGGGGCATCGGCGTCGCGGTCGGAGACCACCAGCTCACCGTCGAAGTTCCAGTCGATGTCCAGCGCCGGATCGGTGGGTGACACCGTGTGCTCGCGGGCCGGGTCGTAGCCCGTCGAGCACAGATACATCACCGTCGAATCGTCCTGCAGCGCAAGGAAAGCATGGCCCAGTCCCTCCGCGAGGTAGATCGATCGGCGGTCCCGGCCGTCGAGCAGCACCGCATCCCAGCGGCCGAACGTCGGTGAGCCGACCCGGATGTCGACCGCCACGTCGCACACCGCACCGCGCACACAGGTGACGTACTTGGCTTGACCCGGCGGCACCGCGGCGAAGTGCAACCCGCGCAGCACGCCGGCCCGCGACACCGAACAGTTGGCCTGTCGGATGTCGAGGCGGTGGCCGGCGAATCCGGTGAATTCGCGGTCGGTGAACCACTCGAAGAACAACCCGCGCGGGTCGGCGTGCACGGTCGGGGTGATCTCCCACGCGCCGGGCACCGTCAACTCCCGCGCCGTCACTGGCCGCGCTCCGCGTACGCCGCTTCGGCGGCGTCCTTGAGCGGCCGCCACCACGCCTCGTTGTCGCGATACCACTGCACGGTCGACCGCAGCCCTTCCTCGAAGTCCAGATGCGCCGGCGACCAACCCAGTTCCGAATAGAGCGGCGACGGGTCGATGGCGTAACGCAGATCGTGGCCGGCGCGGTCGGTGACGTGGTCGAAGTCGTCGGGATCGCGGTCCATGATCCGCAGCAGCGTGCGCAGCACCGTGAGGTTGTCCCGCTCACCCTCCGCGCCGATCAGATACGTCCGGCCCACCACACCGTCGCGCAGGATCCGCCACACCGCGCTGTTGTGGTCCTCGACGTGGATCCAGTCCCGTACGTTGGCGCCGGTGCCGTAGAGCTTGGGCCGTCGCCCGGTCAGCACGTTGGTGATCTGGCGCGGGATGAACTTCTCCACGTGCTGATAGGGCCCGTAGTTGTTCGAGCAGTTCGAGATCGTCGCGCGCACACCGTAGGACCGCACCCACGCCCGCACCAGTAGATCCGCGGCCGCCTTGGTCGACGAGTACGGGCTCGACGGGTTGTACGGCGTCGACTCGGTGAAACGGCGGTCCTCGCCGAGCGCGAGATCGCCGTACACCTCGTCGGTGGAGACGTGGTGGAGCCGGGCGCCGGCCCGGCGCACTGCCTCGAGCACCGTGTAGGTGCCGACGACATTGCTCTGCACGAACGGCCCGGGATCGGCCAGCGCGTTGTCGACGTGGGTTTCGGCGGCGAAATGCACGACGGCGTCGGCCTCGGCGACGAGCCCGCCGACCAACCCGGCATCGGCCACGTCGCCTTCGACCAGCCGGATCCGGTCCGCGACCGGCGCAAGGGACTCGGGACTGCCCGCATAGGTGAGCGCGTCGAGGACCGTCACCGCATAGTCAGGATACTCACGGACGGTGGCGTGCACGAAGTTCGCGCCGATGAACCCCGCACCGCCGGTGACCAGCAACCGCATGGATCAAACCCTAGCGGGCAGCCTCCGCTCAGCCCTTCAACCCGAGGGGGCCCGCCAACTCCTTCAGCGTCGGGATCAACTTGTCCCGTCCGCCCAGCACCTGGATGGCCACGTGGTCGGCACCGCGCTCGTGGTGTTCTTCGAGGCGCGCGGCGACGGCCTCGGCGGTGCCGTGGGCGACCACCGCGTCGATCAGGTTGTCGCTACCCGGTTCGGCGACGTCTTCGTCGGTGAAGCCAAGCCGCTTCCAGTTGTTCACGTAGTTGCTCAGGCCGAGGTAGAACTGGACGGTCTCGCGGCCGATCGCGCGCGCCTCGTCGACGTCGGTGCTCAGTACCACCTTGTGCTCGGGGGCGAGGAACACCGTCGGGCCGACGAGATTGCGGGCCTGGCCGGTGTGCTCGGGGGTGGTCAGGTACGGGTGGGCGCCCGCGCTGCGCCGAGCCGCCAGTTGGAGCACCTTCGGCCCCAGCGCGGCGATCACCAGCCGACTGGTCGGCACCTTGGCCGCGTCGAGCTTGTCGATGTACTGGACCAGCACGTCGTAGGGCTTGCGGTACTCCTGGGTGGCCTCCGGGTGCCCTATCCCGATGCCGAGCAGGAACCGGCTCGGATACTTATCCTCGATGCGGTGATACGACGCGGCCACGTCCTCGGCCGGTGACGCCCACACGTTCACGATCCCGGTGGCAACCTGCAATGTCTCCGTCGCGTCCAAGATCGGCTCGACGAACTCCAGATCCGCGGCGGGGGACGCGCCGACCCACACCGCGCCGTAACCGAGCTGTTCGATCTGCGCCGCCTGCTCCGGTTTCGGGGCCCCGGGAGTCCAGACGCCGTAGCGGCCCAGGCCGGGCTTGAGTGAAACCCCTTCGGTCATGTCAGGTCCCTTCAGTCGTCTTCGAGCCGGATCACCGGTGGGCGAGCGGTCCGGCCAGTCCGGCCACCAGCTTGTCAGGCCCGGTCAGCACCTGCACGGGCACCTGGTCGGCTCCGGCGTCGAGGTGCTGGTTCGGGCGGGGCCGCGATGGCGTGGACGGTGCCGTAGCCGCGACGGTGTCCACCAACCGATTACTACCCGGTTCTGCCACGCCTGGTGGGGAGGTCGGTCTGGTCGCATTCGTCCATCGCGGTGGCGAATGGGCGGGTGGTCAGTCGGTGTGGGGTGTGCGGGTGAGAAGGACTTTGAGCGCACCGGTCTCGCCCGGGCGGCTGAACACGTCGTAGGCGAGGTCGAATTCGTCCATGCCGAAATGGTGGGTGACCATCGGCGCGGTGTCGATCTGGTGGCCCGCCACCAGGCCGATCAGGGTGGGGGTGGAGTGGGTGTCCACCAATCCCGTGGTGATCGTGAGGTTCTTGATCCAGATGTCTTCGAGATGGAGTGTCGCCGGTTTCCCGTGGACTCCGATGTTGGCCACGTGCCCGCCGGGCCGCACCAGCCCAACCGCCTGTTCGAAGGTTTCCGGCACACCGACGGCTTCCATCACCACGTCGGCGCCCAGGCCATCGGTGAGGCCGTCGATGACCGCGCGCACGTCCTGGGACGTGGAGTCCACCACGATGTCGGCCCCGACGGTGGTGGCCGCCTTGAGCCGGCTTTCGGCGATGTCGATCACCACGATGTGGCTGGGGCTGTACAGCTTCGCCGTCAGCACGGCCGCCAGACCAATGGGTCCGGCGCCCACGATCGCCACCACGTCCCCCGGCCGCACCGCGGCGCTCAGCACACCTACCTCGTAGGACGTGGGCAGGATGTCGGCGAGTAACACCATCTGCTCATCGCCGACGCCCGGCGGCACCTTGTGGGTGGAGTTGTCGGCGAACGGCACGCGGACGTACTCGGCCTGCGTGCCGTCGATGAGGTGGCCGAGAATCCATCCGCCCCCGCCGAGGCACTGGCTGTACTGCCCGTTCCGGCAGTAGCGGCAGCTGCCGCAAGCGCTGATGCACGACACCAGCACTCGGTCGCCGACAGCGAGGTTGTCGACGGCGGCGCCGATCTCGGTCACGGTGCCCACCGCCTCGTGGCCGAGGATGCGGCCGGGCTGCACCTCGGGGACGTCGCCTTTGAGGATGTGCAGATCGGTCCCGCAGATGGTGACCGCGTCGACGCGGACGATGGCGTCGGTGGCGCGTTCGATCACCGGGTCGGGCACCTGCTCCCACGAGCGCCTACCCGGGCCGTGGTAAACCATTGCATGCATTGACGGTCCTCCTTGCAGTGTGTTGGCTTCCGTTGTTGGTGTCAAAACGCCAGGCAGCAGATCTGCTGTGCTTCGGCCACCGAGTCGGCCAAGGGGCGGCCGGTGTCGACGCGGTGGGCGCCCGACCAGACGGGTGCGGTGATGCCGGCGGCGAGTTCCGGCGTGGCGTCCGACGCCGTCGCCGATCGCCGCTCGATGCGCTCCTGGGCCGCCGAAAGGCCGGTGGCGCACGCTAATTCGACCAGCACGGCGAAAGCCTCCTCGGCGCACCTGCGGGCCGCCCGACGCTGTCGCGGGTCGCGCCAGGTGCCGTCGAGGATCACCGACTCCCCGTGTGCCAGCAGCGCCGCGGCCCGGGCGAGCACCGTGTCGTAGACGAGTGCCACGTTATCCGGGGAGTACAGTCCGCTGTCCAGTGCGCCGGCGTCGCCATGAAGGGTTCCGCTGCCCTGCAGTTCGCGACGCACGTTGTCGGTCGAGATCACCTGTGCGCCGACGGAATCGCCGAGTGCTTCGGACAGCGTGGTCTTGCCGGTGCCGGGACCCCCGCCGACGAGCACCAGCCGGACCGTGGCTGCCCTGAGATGGTGGGCGGCCAGTTCCAGATGCCGCCGGGCGTCCGCCGCCGCCCCACTGCGGCCCTGAGCGACTCGGATGCAGTCCACCTTGGCGCGTACGACGGCGCGGTAGGCGATGTAGAAGTCGATCAGCGAGCGCGGCGCGGTGTCACCGGCGAGCTGCAGGTACTGGCCGAGGAAGTGGTCCGCCAGATCACGCCGGCCCAGGAACTCCAGATCCATCGCCAGGAAAGCTGCGTCGTCGATGCCGTCGACGAACCGGAGCCGGTCGTCGAATTCGAGGCAGTCCAGCGCGATGGGACCGTCGGGCGTGCAGAAGACGTCGTCTGCGATCAGGTCACCATGACCGTCGACGATGCGACGGTCGGCAATGCGCCCGGCGAACAGCGGGGCTCTGCCGTCGAGGTAACGCAAAGCCAGGCGGCGGATCTCGTCGACGGCGCCGGCGGACACCGTGTCGGCGTGGTGGTCGAGTTCGGTGAGGTTCTCACACCATCGCTCCCCGACGGCGGCGGTCGTCGCGCAGGCGTCGATCTCGGTGGACCGCTCCGCGGTGGCATGGAAGCGGGCCAGCGTACTCGCCAGCCTGGTGAGGTGGTGTTCGGTCGGCTCTCCCCGCGCCACCATGGACCTCAGCCGGTAGTCGTCGGGGTAGCGGTGCATCACCACGACCGGTTCCGGCGCATCGTGCCCGGGGCTCTGCAGATGCGCCACCCCGAGGTAACTGCCCGGCGCGAGTCGGCTGTTGAGCGCGACTTCACGGGCGCAGACCGCTTCGCGCTGCCCGGCGGTGCGGAAATCGAGGAAGTCGGTCACGACCGGCTTCTTGACCTTGTACGCCTTGTCCCCCAGCAGGACCACCACACCGGTGTGGGTCTCGTGCACCTCGGCGGCCAGATCGGCCACCTGGGCGGCCTCGGCAGCAGCGTTGTCCTCCATGGCGGTCATGGTCCAATCGTGGCTGGCCGGCGCGCGGCGGCCCAGCGGCCTTCGGCCATCCGTGCCGGGCGGAAGGTCCCGACCCGGTGGGCCCTTAGTCCTCATCGTCCCTCATCGTCCCTCATCGTCCCTCATCGTCCCTCATCGTCCCTCGTCGTCGCAGCCGGTGTCGCAGCCGGTGTCGCAGCGAGTGACGAAATACCCTTGCCGCCGCGATGCCGGTGCTGTGACCGTGGTCAAAGGCACGTCGAGAGGAGACAAGGTCGATGACCGCGACACGACCCGACATCGAAACCATCAGCGACGCGGTGCAGCTGGCGTGCCGGGCTCCGTCGGTTCACAACAGCCAGCCGTGGCGCTGGGTCGCCGACCGGTCGGGGTTGCAACTCTTCCTCGACACCGACCGGCGGCTGGCGACTGATCACTCCGGCCGGGAAGCCCTGCTGAGTTGCGGCGCCGTGCTGGATCACCTGCGGGTGGCCATGGCGGCCAGCGGCTGGATCGCGCACCTCGAGCGCTACCCCAACCCCAACAACCACCGGCACCTGGCCGCCATCGACTTCTCTCCGATGTCGTATGTGACCGGAGGTCACCGCGCCCGGGCCGAGGCGATTGCCCGGCGCCGCACCGACCGGCTGCCGTTCGGGGCACCCCCGGAGTGGGACGCGCTGGAGATCCGGCTGCGCGGGGCCATCGACGAATCGGTGGCGATGCTGGACGTCATCGCCGACGACGCTCGTTCGCGGCTCGCAGAAGCTTCCCGGCTCACCGAGTCGCTGCGCCTCTACGACTCCGGTTACCACGCCGAATTGAGTTGGTGGACAGGGTCCCTGCCGGTATCCGACGGTATTCCGCAGAGCTCGTTGGTGTCGGCCGCCGAAAGCGATCGGGTGGACATCGGCCGCCACTTCCCGGCCACCCACGGTGGTGCCGAGCGGCGCATCAACGTACCCGAGGATCGGTCCAAGGTGCTGGTGATTTCGGCGCACGACGACACCAACCGCGACGTGCTGCGCTGCGGCGAGACACTGTCGCAGCTCCTGCTGGAAGCGACGATGGCGGGGATGGCCACCTGCACGCTGACCCACCTGACCGAACTGCGGGCCAGTCGCGACATCGTCTCGGCTCTCGTCGACCGGGATCTGCCGCAGGTGCTGGTCCGGGTCGGAACGGCGCCCGCAGTCGAGGACGCCCCACCACCGACGCCCCGGCGTCGTCTGGACGAGGTGCTCGAGGTGCGGTCGTGACCGGGCGGACGCCGGTTGTCGTGGTAGGCCACGGCACATGATCTGGCCACCGCCGAGATCACAGGGCGCGAAGTGTTCACCGCAGCGGCCACGCCTCATCGGTGCACCTGTTCCTCGAGAGAGCAGCCATGGTCACCGTATTCCTCGTCGATGATCACGAAGTCGTTCGCCGTGGGCTGGTCGACCTGCTCAGCGTCGAGCCGGAACTCGAGGTGATCGGCGAAGCGGGCTCGGTGTCGGAGGCGCTGGCCCGCATCCCGGCGCTGCGTCCCCAGGTCGTCGTCCTCGACGTGCGACTGCCCGACGGCAACGGCATCGAACTTTGCCGCGAACTGCTCTCCCGGCTGCCCGACCTGCGGTGCCTGATGCTCACCTCCTTCACCTCCGACGAGGCCATGGTCGACGCGATCCTCGCCGGCGCCAGCGGATACGTGATCAAGGACATCAAGGGCATGGAACTGGCCAAGGCGATCAAGGAGGTCGGAGCGGGCCGCTCCATGCTGGACAACCGGGCAGCCGCCGCGCTCATGGGGAGGTTGCGTGGGGCCGCCGAAAAAGCCGATCCGCTGTCCGGGCTCAGCGTTCAGGAACGCGTGCTGCTGGGGCTACTCGAGGAGGGACTGACCAACAAACAGATCGCCGCACGGATGTTCCTGTCCGAGAAGACCATCAAGAACTACGTGTCCCGGCTGCTGGCGAAGCTGGGGCTGGAACGTCGCACCCAGGCGGCGGTCTTCATGTCGGGGCTCCACCGCGATCACGGGCCCGCCGACGACCGCTAGTGCAGTTCGTCGATTTCGTTTCGCGGATCTCGGCTGTCCATTCGATGATCGACGGTGCCAGGATGGCCTCATGACCGGTGCCCGGCCGAATGATCAAAGCAGCATCCGTCCGATCCGTGAAACACTGTCACAGCTGCGGCTGCGCGAGTTGCTGACCGAGGTGCAAGATCGGGTCGAGGAGATCGTGGCGGGTCGGGACCGGCTCGAGGGCCTGGTCGAGGCGATGCTCACGGTGACCTCCGGGCTTCAGCTCGACGCCACCCTGCGCACCATCGTGCACACCGCCATCGAGTTGCTCGATGCCCGCTACGGGGCACTGGGCGTCCGCGGACACGACCACGAACTGGTCGAATTCATCTACGAGGGCATCGACGAACCCACCCGAGAGGCGATCGGATCGCTGCCACAGGGGCGGGGTGTCCTCGGTCTGCTGATCGACGACCCCAAGCCGATCCGCCTGGACAACATCCACGACCACCCCGCATCCGTGGGGTTCCCCGACCATCACCCACCGATGCGCACCTTCCTGGGTGTGCCGATCAGGATCCGTGACGAAGTCTTCGGCAATCTGTATCTCACCGAGAAGGCGTCGGGTCAACCGTTCAGCGAGGACGACGAAGTGCTCGCCCAGGCGCTCGCCGCCGCAGCCGGTATCGCCATCGACAACGCCCGGCTGTTCGAGCAGTCCCGCACCCGGCAGGCGTGGATCGAAGCCACCCGCGACATCGCCACCGAGCTGCTCGACGGCGGCGATCCCGCCCGGGTGTACCGCCTGGTGGCGGAGGAGTCACTCAAACTGACCCATGCCGACGTCGCCTTCGTCGCCGTGCCCACCGACGAGGAGGCCCCGCTCAGCGAAGTCCGCGAGCTCATCATCATCGAAGCTGCCGGCGACACCCGCACCGAGCTGTCCAACACGGCTCCGATCACCGTCGCAGGTACTCGGATCGGCGGAGCGTTCCTCAATCGCGCACCCACGCTGACCGACGCCATCGACACCGTGACGGGCTTGCTCGACGGCGGCGGTCCCGCGCTGATCCTGCCCATGAGGACAGCGGAGACGGTGACGGGTGTGGCGGTGTTGCTTCGGCGCGCCGGCAGCCAGGTCTTCACCGACGAGCAGCTGCAGATGATGGCCGGCTTCGTCGATCAGGCGGCGCTGGCGTGGCAGGCCGCGGTCGCGCAGCGCCGCATTCGGGAGCTCGCCATCCTGACCGATCGCGACCGGATCGCCCGCGACCTGCACGACCACGTGATCCAGCGGCTGTTCGGGGTCGGGTTGGCGTTGCAGGGCACCATTCCCCGCTCCCGCAACCCCGATGTGAAACGCCGCCTCACCGAATGCGTGGACGACCTGCAGAACGTCATCCAGCAGATCCGCACCGCCATCTTCGACCTCCAGGGCGGCCCGCCGAGCGCCACCCGGCTGCGGCAACGGCTCGACGAAGCGATCACCCGGTTCGCCGTCGCGGAGCTGCGCACGACGGTGCAGTACGTGGGGCCACTGTCGGTGGTGGGCGCCGACCTCGCCGACCACGCCGAAGCAGTGGTGTCCGAAGCGGTCAGCAATGCCGTCCGGCATGCGCACGCCACCGAGGTGACCGTGCTGGTCACCGTGGAAGACGACCTGCGAATCGAGGTTCGGGACAACGGTGTCGGCGTTCCCGACAACCTGACCGAAAGTGGACTGGCGAACCTGCGCCGCCGCGCCGAGGAGGCCAACGGTGAGTTCACCGTCGGCCCCGCCGACGGCGGGGGCACCTGCTTGTGCTGGAGCGCCCCGCTGGCATGAGAGGTAGGCGGCGACTCAGCCGCGCGGGTCGCCCCAGCGGACCGCGGCTCCACAGGGCGTCTCCACAGGGCGTCGAGTCCAGGCACGGTCGCACTCCTATTCCCAGGGTGAGCCGTCGAGCCGGGACACCACCTCGGCCAGCGGGCGGCGCGGGGTCGGCGGCAGTGGATCGGCGTTGACCGGCGCCCAACCGACCCTGAAAAGCAGCTGGGGTAACCCGCTCTCCTCGAACACCTCTCGTCGGACGGCGTCGCGGGTGGCGGGGATCTCCAGGGGCTCGGTGACCGGGCAGGTCGCCAGCCCCAGCGCCGTCGCGGTGAGCAGCGCCAGGCTCGTCGCCTCGCCGGCGCGCAACCGCGCCAGCCCATCGTCGGCGGCGGTGCCCAATGCGAGCAGCACCGCATTGTCTTCGGCGGGGTCGGCGCCCGGCGGCTGGTCGAGTGCCGCGCCGGCGAACACGCGACCCGGCACCGGAGATTCGGCGACGGAAGCGGGCACACTGGCGGCGGGCACGCCGGAGGTCCAGGCGTGCCGTCCGCTCCAGGTGGCCAGTTCGGCGCGGTACCCGTGATCGGCGGCGTGTTGGCGCACCGCGCTCGCCACGGCGGACCGGAGCTCCGACGTGGCCTCTACGCGGCGCATCATGACCCCTGCACGGGCGGCGCGCGCACCGATCAGCGCGATGTCACCGGCGGCGACCGGCCAGGCGCTGTAGAGCCTGCGGTCGGTGCGTCGGCGGGGGATCGCGGCGGCCAGCGCGATGTCGACTTCGTGCGGTGATTGGCGGTGCATTTCGACGGCCGCCAGGTGCCACGGGTCGGCGTCGTTGGGGAAGCGGTGAATCTCCGCACGCCACCCCAATGCTGCCGACGCGATCACGCAGTGGTTGAGCGCGGCGCCACAGCTGATCAAGAGCTCCCGGGCGCCGGGATCGGTATGGGGCAGATGTAGTGTGTGATCGGCGTAAAGCTGCAAGGTGTTGTGCCCGACGCGCCAGTGCCACGGTTGCGAATTGTGGATCGA contains:
- a CDS encoding zinc-dependent alcohol dehydrogenase family protein — its product is MHAMVYHGPGRRSWEQVPDPVIERATDAIVRVDAVTICGTDLHILKGDVPEVQPGRILGHEAVGTVTEIGAAVDNLAVGDRVLVSCISACGSCRYCRNGQYSQCLGGGGWILGHLIDGTQAEYVRVPFADNSTHKVPPGVGDEQMVLLADILPTSYEVGVLSAAVRPGDVVAIVGAGPIGLAAVLTAKLYSPSHIVVIDIAESRLKAATTVGADIVVDSTSQDVRAVIDGLTDGLGADVVMEAVGVPETFEQAVGLVRPGGHVANIGVHGKPATLHLEDIWIKNLTITTGLVDTHSTPTLIGLVAGHQIDTAPMVTHHFGMDEFDLAYDVFSRPGETGALKVLLTRTPHTD
- a CDS encoding acyl-CoA dehydrogenase family protein; this translates as MDYFGLDDEERVIAETAAAFAEKRLAPYAAEWDESHHFPTDVLREAAELGMAAIYCREDVGGSGLRRIDAVRIFEQLSAADPAVAAFLSIHNMCAWMVDTYGSGEQRKTWVPRLASMASIASYCLTEPGAGSDASALRTRAVREGGHFVLDGVKQFISGAGTSDVYVVMARTGSEGPRGISAFVVEKDTPGVSFGAQEQKMGWNAQPTAQVVFDGARVPAENMLGGTGAEGSGFGIAMNGLNGGRLNIAACSLGGAQTAYEKAAAYLADRQAFGAALLDEPTVRFALADMATALQTSRTLLWRAASALDDNHPDKVELCAMAKRYVTDACFDVADQALQLHGGYGYLREYGVEKIVRDLRVHRILEGSNEIMRVVIGRAVAGRARNQTEAATARTSA
- a CDS encoding CoA-acylating methylmalonate-semialdehyde dehydrogenase, with product MTNQIQHFIDGKRTAGESSRTADVMNPSTGAVQAQVLLGSRADVDAAVAGAAEAQREWAAWNPQRRARVMMRFVELVNQHVDELAELLSLEHGKTVADSKGDIQRGIEVIEFAIGIPHLLKGEYTEGAGTGIDVYSMRQPLGVVAGITPFNFPAMIPLWKAGPALACGNAFILKPSERDPSVPVRLAELFIEAGLPAGVFQVVHGDKEAVDAILEHPVIQAVGFVGSSDIAQYIYAGAAANGKRAQCFGGAKNHMIVMPDADLDQAVDALIGAGYGSAGERCMAISVAVPVGKETADRLRNRLIERVNNLRVGHSLDPKADYGPLVTEAALNRVRDYITQGVEAGAEAVVDGRERSSDEMQFGDDSLEGGYFIGPTLFDHVTPDMSIYTDEIFGPVLCIVRADNYEEALRLPTEHEYGNGVAIFTRDGDTARDFVAKVQVGMVGVNVPIPVPVSYHTFGGWKRSGFGDLNQHGPHSVLFYTKTKTVTQRWPSGIKDGAEFVIPTMK
- a CDS encoding dTDP-4-dehydrorhamnose 3,5-epimerase family protein gives rise to the protein MTARELTVPGAWEITPTVHADPRGLFFEWFTDREFTGFAGHRLDIRQANCSVSRAGVLRGLHFAAVPPGQAKYVTCVRGAVCDVAVDIRVGSPTFGRWDAVLLDGRDRRSIYLAEGLGHAFLALQDDSTVMYLCSTGYDPAREHTVSPTDPALDIDWNFDGELVVSDRDADAPTLDQARQAGLLPTWDACQAYVEGLRRR
- a CDS encoding LLM class F420-dependent oxidoreductase, giving the protein MTEGVSLKPGLGRYGVWTPGAPKPEQAAQIEQLGYGAVWVGASPAADLEFVEPILDATETLQVATGIVNVWASPAEDVAASYHRIEDKYPSRFLLGIGIGHPEATQEYRKPYDVLVQYIDKLDAAKVPTSRLVIAALGPKVLQLAARRSAGAHPYLTTPEHTGQARNLVGPTVFLAPEHKVVLSTDVDEARAIGRETVQFYLGLSNYVNNWKRLGFTDEDVAEPGSDNLIDAVVAHGTAEAVAARLEEHHERGADHVAIQVLGGRDKLIPTLKELAGPLGLKG
- the rfbB gene encoding dTDP-glucose 4,6-dehydratase; this translates as MRLLVTGGAGFIGANFVHATVREYPDYAVTVLDALTYAGSPESLAPVADRIRLVEGDVADAGLVGGLVAEADAVVHFAAETHVDNALADPGPFVQSNVVGTYTVLEAVRRAGARLHHVSTDEVYGDLALGEDRRFTESTPYNPSSPYSSTKAAADLLVRAWVRSYGVRATISNCSNNYGPYQHVEKFIPRQITNVLTGRRPKLYGTGANVRDWIHVEDHNSAVWRILRDGVVGRTYLIGAEGERDNLTVLRTLLRIMDRDPDDFDHVTDRAGHDLRYAIDPSPLYSELGWSPAHLDFEEGLRSTVQWYRDNEAWWRPLKDAAEAAYAERGQ